One Treponema pectinovorum DNA segment encodes these proteins:
- the guaA gene encoding glutamine-hydrolyzing GMP synthase, whose protein sequence is MNRSKIVVLDFGSQYAHLIAKRFRALGYYSEIALPNAAIEEFKDAKGIVLSGGPSSVYEENVPEFNKQIFDLDIPILGLCYGHQLIANSYGGKVGKAATGEFGKATLELTDEGKSSPLLKGISDNSQVWMSHQDEVLEAGKGFSPIGFTKDCKFAALQNLQKKRFSLQFHCEVKDTLEGNKIFKNFADICNMQVNWDEEAVLSHILNTIKTDTKDKNVLLFLSGGVDSTVAFALLNKALGQDRVLGLHIDNGFMRKNESQNVEKAYRNHGFNNFIVEDASQSFLKAIENLTDPQKKRMAVGENFIKVRDEVVKKQNLNEDNWMLAQGTLYPDIIESGGTKNSHTIKTHHNRVEGIQKLIEKGMIIEPLKDLYKDEVRSIGKKLGLEDELVMRHPFPGPGLSINVLCSDGKLTEKDEEELSLAKEELDKIVINQFCANCTKELKRSVLPVKSVGVQGDFRTYRFPACLTFRDESESEGEGFFHIPKVRQKVEDCSSTITNNSKFLNRTVIKLYQKPGVKPEAMKLQQSYCTKERLDQLREVDDIVLSHLHKKNLYTTIFQHLTIDLPFASKKENASFVLRPVCSEDVMTARFAWLPIEDLKEIVKQIAKLDFVESLYIDVTNKPPATFGWE, encoded by the coding sequence ATGAATCGTTCTAAAATTGTTGTCTTGGACTTTGGCTCACAATATGCTCACCTTATTGCAAAACGCTTTAGAGCGTTGGGATATTATTCAGAAATTGCGCTTCCAAATGCTGCAATCGAAGAATTTAAAGACGCAAAGGGAATAGTTTTAAGCGGAGGACCTTCTTCCGTATATGAAGAGAATGTACCAGAGTTTAACAAACAGATTTTTGATTTAGATATTCCAATACTTGGGCTTTGCTACGGACATCAGTTGATAGCTAATTCTTACGGTGGCAAAGTGGGAAAAGCGGCAACAGGCGAATTTGGCAAAGCAACCCTTGAACTTACAGACGAGGGAAAATCATCTCCACTTTTAAAAGGAATAAGCGATAATAGCCAAGTTTGGATGAGTCATCAGGATGAAGTTCTTGAAGCAGGTAAAGGTTTTAGCCCGATAGGATTTACAAAGGATTGCAAATTTGCCGCTCTGCAAAATCTACAGAAAAAGCGATTTTCTCTGCAATTCCACTGCGAAGTAAAAGATACTTTGGAAGGAAACAAAATATTTAAAAACTTTGCAGACATCTGCAACATGCAAGTAAACTGGGACGAAGAAGCAGTTTTATCTCATATTTTAAACACGATAAAAACGGACACAAAAGATAAAAATGTGCTGTTGTTTTTGAGCGGAGGAGTGGATTCCACTGTAGCGTTTGCACTTTTAAACAAGGCGCTAGGCCAGGATAGAGTTTTAGGCTTACACATAGACAACGGCTTTATGCGAAAAAACGAATCCCAAAATGTTGAAAAGGCATATCGCAATCACGGTTTCAACAATTTTATAGTCGAAGACGCTTCCCAAAGTTTTTTAAAAGCGATAGAAAACCTTACCGACCCGCAGAAAAAGAGAATGGCGGTTGGAGAAAACTTTATAAAAGTTCGCGATGAAGTCGTAAAAAAGCAAAATCTAAATGAAGATAATTGGATGCTCGCACAGGGCACTCTTTATCCCGACATAATAGAATCCGGCGGAACAAAAAACAGCCACACTATAAAAACGCATCACAACCGAGTTGAAGGAATTCAGAAACTTATAGAAAAAGGAATGATAATCGAACCTTTAAAAGATTTGTATAAGGATGAAGTTCGCTCTATCGGGAAAAAACTGGGGCTTGAAGATGAACTTGTAATGCGTCATCCTTTTCCAGGTCCTGGATTGAGCATAAATGTTTTGTGTTCAGACGGCAAACTCACAGAAAAAGACGAAGAAGAACTTTCTCTTGCAAAAGAAGAATTAGACAAAATCGTCATAAATCAATTTTGCGCTAACTGCACAAAAGAACTAAAGCGTTCAGTATTGCCAGTAAAATCCGTCGGAGTTCAGGGCGATTTTAGAACATACAGATTTCCAGCTTGCCTAACGTTCCGCGATGAAAGCGAAAGCGAGGGCGAAGGATTTTTCCATATACCAAAAGTGCGCCAGAAGGTAGAAGACTGCTCATCGACCATAACCAACAACTCCAAATTTTTAAACAGAACAGTTATCAAACTCTATCAAAAACCAGGAGTAAAACCAGAAGCGATGAAGTTGCAGCAGAGCTATTGCACAAAAGAGCGGCTTGACCAGTTGCGCGAAGTTGACGATATAGTCCTTTCTCACCTGCACAAAAAAAATCTTTACACGACGATATTCCAGCACTTAACTATAGATTTGCCGTTTGCTTCAAAAAAAGAAAATGCAAGTTTCGTGCTAAGGCCAGTCTGCTCAGAAGATGTTATGACCGCTCGTTTTGCCTGGCTTCCAATAGAAGACCTAAAAGAAATCGTAAAACAAATCGCTAAACTGGATTTTGTAGAAAGCCTTTACATCGATGTAACAAATAAACCGCCAGCAACATTTGGTTGGGAATAA
- a CDS encoding pseudouridine synthase, with product MERLDKILCHAGFGSRKDVKKLCHRGLVSVNSKIVTDCAFKIEIEKDELVIDGKKITLQKDIYIMMNKCKDVVCANKDGLHKTVFDFVPEDFFNKFFGGDLHCMGRLDIDTEGLLILTSDGKLTHNLLSPKNHVPKTYAVGLKNALTQEQKNEYQKIFKEGFWIDREQNEEGFVAQSADLFWILEDEDENAKLLGKALLQAINENSSGKSDCILTISEGKYHQVKRMFAQLKNEVVYLKRVKIGNLVLDSNLKPGECRELIEEEINLLSYTKN from the coding sequence ATGGAACGCCTGGATAAAATTCTCTGTCATGCAGGTTTTGGCTCAAGAAAAGATGTAAAAAAACTCTGTCACCGAGGTCTTGTATCTGTCAATTCAAAAATTGTTACGGACTGTGCATTTAAAATCGAAATAGAAAAAGACGAACTCGTAATCGACGGCAAAAAGATAACGCTTCAAAAAGACATCTACATAATGATGAATAAATGCAAAGATGTTGTCTGCGCTAACAAGGACGGTCTTCATAAAACAGTTTTTGATTTTGTTCCAGAAGATTTTTTCAATAAATTTTTTGGTGGCGATTTACACTGCATGGGGCGGCTCGACATCGATACGGAAGGGCTTTTAATTTTAACCAGCGACGGAAAACTTACGCACAATTTGCTCTCTCCAAAAAATCACGTTCCAAAAACTTATGCGGTTGGACTAAAAAACGCCTTAACGCAAGAGCAAAAAAACGAATATCAAAAAATATTTAAAGAAGGATTTTGGATAGACCGCGAACAAAATGAAGAAGGATTTGTCGCTCAAAGTGCAGATTTGTTTTGGATTTTAGAAGATGAAGACGAAAATGCAAAACTTTTGGGCAAAGCTCTCTTACAGGCGATAAATGAAAATTCTTCTGGCAAAAGCGACTGCATTCTTACTATAAGCGAAGGAAAATATCATCAGGTAAAAAGGATGTTCGCTCAACTAAAAAACGAAGTTGTATATTTAAAAAGGGTGAAAATCGGCAATTTAGTTTTGGATTCCAATTTAAAACCTGGCGAATGCAGGGAACTTATCGAAGAAGAAATAAATCTTTTGTCATATACCAAAAATTAA
- a CDS encoding citrate/2-methylcitrate synthase produces MNYYSQELYIYAKKQEFQLTEKENLFIGRLSELAQCNDPIAPSLYEKYDVKRGLRNANGTGVLVGLTSIGDVVGYDVVDGKKIAIPGKLVYRGYDVADLVKDSQAHSQFGFEQTVYLLLFGELPNQKELDDFKEYLGELRTLPPNFTEDMIMKAPSSDIMNKLARGVLASYSYDENPEDRSISNVLRQCIELISRFGTLTAYAYQAKRRYYDGKSMYIHNPLPELSTAENFLRLIRNNKAFTDDEAKLLDLALILHAEHGGGNNSSLTVHVVSSADTDTYSAIGAAVGSLKGSRHGGANIKVMEMMDDIKKHVKDWSSEKELKEYLKKISEKKAFDRTGLIYGLGHAIYTINDPRATILRDRAEKLAKEKGLEDEYNLYKLMERVGPEVIYEEHGDDKKICVNVDFYSGFIYSMLNIPRELFTPLFAVSRIAGWSAHRIEEIVAGGRIYRPAYKNILAEREYIPISKR; encoded by the coding sequence ATGAATTATTATTCGCAAGAATTGTATATTTATGCAAAGAAACAGGAGTTCCAGTTGACAGAGAAAGAAAATCTTTTTATCGGGCGTTTATCAGAACTTGCTCAGTGCAATGACCCGATTGCGCCTTCCCTTTACGAAAAATACGATGTAAAACGCGGACTTAGAAATGCAAACGGAACTGGTGTTTTGGTTGGTCTTACGAGCATTGGCGATGTTGTTGGATACGATGTTGTAGATGGCAAAAAAATAGCAATTCCAGGCAAACTTGTTTATCGCGGTTATGATGTTGCCGACCTGGTAAAAGATTCTCAGGCACACAGTCAATTCGGATTTGAACAGACCGTATATCTTTTGCTTTTTGGCGAATTGCCTAATCAAAAAGAATTAGACGATTTTAAAGAATATCTTGGAGAATTACGCACACTTCCTCCAAATTTTACAGAAGATATGATAATGAAAGCGCCTTCTTCTGACATAATGAATAAACTTGCCCGAGGAGTTTTGGCTTCGTATTCTTATGACGAAAATCCAGAAGACCGCTCAATTTCTAATGTTTTAAGGCAGTGCATAGAACTCATAAGTCGCTTTGGAACTTTAACCGCTTATGCATATCAGGCAAAGAGGCGTTATTATGATGGAAAGTCTATGTATATTCATAATCCTCTTCCAGAACTTTCCACAGCAGAAAATTTTTTGCGTTTAATAAGAAACAACAAGGCTTTTACAGATGATGAAGCAAAACTTTTGGATTTGGCTTTAATCCTTCATGCAGAACACGGAGGCGGAAACAATTCTTCTCTTACCGTTCACGTTGTTAGTTCTGCCGATACAGATACGTATTCTGCAATTGGGGCTGCTGTTGGTTCTTTAAAAGGAAGTCGCCACGGTGGAGCTAACATAAAAGTTATGGAGATGATGGATGACATAAAAAAGCATGTAAAAGACTGGTCAAGCGAAAAAGAGCTTAAAGAATATCTAAAAAAGATTTCTGAAAAAAAGGCTTTTGACCGCACAGGACTCATCTACGGTCTTGGCCATGCAATTTATACGATAAACGATCCTCGCGCTACTATTCTTAGAGACAGGGCAGAAAAACTTGCCAAAGAAAAAGGGCTGGAAGACGAATACAACCTTTACAAATTGATGGAACGAGTAGGTCCAGAAGTTATTTACGAAGAACACGGTGATGATAAAAAAATCTGTGTAAATGTGGACTTTTATTCGGGCTTTATATATTCAATGTTGAACATTCCGCGCGAACTATTCACACCGCTTTTTGCAGTAAGTAGAATTGCAGGTTGGAGTGCACACCGCATAGAAGAGATTGTCGCAGGTGGAAGGATATACCGCCCGGCGTACAAAAATATCCTTGCAGAGCGCGAGTATATTCCAATCTCAAAGCGATAA
- a CDS encoding YhjD/YihY/BrkB family envelope integrity protein produces the protein MKKRRAITHITFAQSVFLNIKFFFQNGLLSYASACSFDLIFSAVPIFIMIILLAVRFLHASPALIDSIYFTVPELKNYFNPEAILHSFQTIKKFSTLEAFLIFSIFWMARRFFASVFASLRNIFHDQQKRRPVINQILVFVFEIAVVFIAVMFVSFYMSIKTIVALPFFQRFPQLDFIHTGILRGKLFSYLPNFLFFVVVTLMYKIGAGTRPKLKLCLASGFICTASFWMFRAILHSFINVSRYNLIYGVLGNVIILLIDIFFFFTFFLFFAQYIFVCQFFDELLLGELYLLPKKEESGFVGKLRRLLFIKPDFLLAKDFPIIYLSAGESIYKDGDKDSNAYYILKGSIKVNRPEFREENYFKKGDFFGELICILGKPRSSTATALEDSQIVRITEEDFRFLVNQNFSVAQKVLGQLGIYFTKYYGTQN, from the coding sequence ATGAAAAAAAGGCGGGCAATAACTCACATAACTTTTGCACAGAGCGTTTTTCTCAACATAAAATTTTTCTTTCAAAACGGTCTTTTAAGTTATGCAAGTGCCTGCTCTTTTGATTTAATTTTTTCCGCAGTTCCAATCTTCATAATGATAATCTTACTTGCGGTCAGATTTTTGCACGCAAGCCCAGCACTTATCGATTCTATCTATTTTACAGTTCCTGAATTAAAAAATTATTTTAATCCAGAAGCGATTTTGCATTCATTTCAAACGATAAAAAAATTCAGCACGTTAGAAGCGTTTTTGATTTTTTCTATATTTTGGATGGCACGGCGTTTTTTTGCTTCGGTTTTTGCTTCGCTTCGCAATATATTTCACGACCAGCAAAAGCGCAGACCAGTCATAAATCAAATTTTAGTCTTTGTTTTTGAGATAGCTGTTGTTTTTATCGCTGTAATGTTTGTCTCTTTTTATATGTCGATAAAAACCATAGTTGCACTTCCGTTTTTCCAGCGATTTCCTCAGTTGGATTTTATACACACAGGAATTTTGCGGGGAAAACTTTTTTCTTACCTTCCAAACTTTTTATTTTTTGTCGTAGTAACACTGATGTATAAAATTGGCGCGGGAACTAGACCAAAATTAAAGCTCTGTCTTGCTTCTGGTTTTATCTGCACAGCAAGTTTTTGGATGTTTAGAGCGATTTTGCATTCATTCATAAATGTGAGCCGCTACAACCTGATATATGGAGTTCTTGGGAACGTAATCATACTGTTGATTGACATCTTTTTTTTCTTTACGTTTTTTCTTTTTTTTGCACAGTACATCTTTGTGTGTCAATTTTTTGACGAACTTTTGCTTGGAGAACTGTATTTGCTTCCAAAAAAAGAAGAAAGCGGATTTGTAGGAAAATTAAGGCGCTTGCTTTTTATAAAACCAGATTTTCTTTTGGCAAAAGATTTTCCAATCATCTACCTTTCTGCAGGAGAATCGATTTACAAAGACGGCGATAAAGATTCAAATGCGTATTACATTTTAAAAGGCAGCATAAAAGTCAACCGCCCAGAATTTAGAGAAGAAAATTATTTTAAAAAAGGCGATTTTTTTGGGGAATTGATTTGCATCCTCGGAAAACCGCGTTCATCTACAGCGACAGCCTTAGAAGATTCTCAAATAGTAAGAATTACGGAAGAAGACTTTAGGTTTTTAGTAAACCAAAATTTTTCGGTCGCGCAAAAAGTGCTTGGTCAGCTCGGAATTTATTTTACAAAATACTACGGAACCCAAAATTAA
- the asnS gene encoding asparagine--tRNA ligase, whose amino-acid sequence MKTELIKDILTSAADGRTVTVCGWVRTIRDSKNLVFIQVNDGSCFASIQLTFDRENSLNKDNADNIEKSLKELSTGASLKATGKLVESPASGQSVEVNLETLVVLGKCPADYPIQKKAATMEFLRENGHLRARTNTFGAVFRMRSQMAFALHSFFQERGFFYINTPEITCSDAEGAGEMFQITTLSMEKIAEIAVEKGASGMKKEDAAKLVNYNKDFFGKKASLTVSGQLEAETLATALGRVYTFGPTFRAENSNTTRHLAEFWMCEPEMAFFDLEDDMDIQEEFIKYLLNWALTKCAADMEFFNKRIQPGVIDTLRHVVETPFKRVSYTDAVAELEKHADEFEFKPYWGCDLATEHERYLTEKIYKCPVMVYNYPKEIKAFYMKLNDDGKTVKAVDVLVPGLGEIIGGSEREDDYDKLFNRIKDLGLKPEDYDWYLDLRKFGTVPHSGFGLGFERLLLYVTGMQNIRDVIPYPRAPKLADF is encoded by the coding sequence ATGAAAACAGAACTTATTAAGGACATCCTTACCTCCGCTGCGGACGGTAGAACAGTTACAGTTTGTGGCTGGGTACGCACAATTCGCGATTCAAAAAATCTTGTATTTATTCAGGTGAACGACGGTTCATGCTTTGCGTCTATTCAATTAACTTTTGACAGAGAAAATTCACTAAACAAAGATAATGCAGACAATATCGAAAAATCGCTAAAAGAGCTTTCGACAGGTGCTTCTCTAAAAGCGACAGGAAAACTAGTAGAATCTCCAGCTTCAGGGCAGTCTGTAGAAGTAAATTTAGAAACACTTGTAGTTTTAGGAAAATGCCCTGCAGATTATCCTATCCAAAAAAAAGCAGCAACTATGGAATTTTTAAGAGAAAACGGACACCTTAGAGCAAGGACAAACACTTTTGGTGCTGTTTTTAGAATGAGAAGCCAGATGGCTTTTGCACTACACTCATTTTTTCAGGAACGGGGGTTTTTCTATATAAATACTCCAGAAATCACCTGCTCAGATGCAGAAGGTGCTGGAGAGATGTTCCAGATTACAACCCTTTCTATGGAAAAAATTGCAGAAATCGCCGTTGAAAAAGGCGCTTCTGGAATGAAAAAAGAGGACGCTGCAAAACTCGTAAATTACAACAAAGACTTTTTTGGCAAAAAAGCCTCTCTCACAGTTTCTGGACAATTAGAAGCCGAAACTCTTGCAACCGCTTTGGGAAGAGTGTACACCTTTGGTCCTACTTTTAGAGCAGAAAATTCAAATACAACAAGGCATCTGGCAGAGTTTTGGATGTGCGAACCTGAAATGGCATTTTTTGACCTCGAAGACGACATGGATATTCAGGAAGAATTCATAAAATATCTGTTGAATTGGGCTTTGACAAAATGCGCTGCCGATATGGAATTTTTTAACAAGCGAATCCAACCTGGAGTTATAGACACTCTTCGCCATGTTGTAGAAACTCCGTTCAAGAGGGTTTCTTATACAGACGCAGTTGCAGAGCTTGAAAAACATGCAGACGAATTTGAGTTTAAACCTTATTGGGGTTGCGATTTAGCGACAGAACACGAGCGCTATTTGACAGAAAAGATCTATAAATGTCCAGTTATGGTTTACAACTATCCAAAAGAGATAAAAGCGTTTTACATGAAGTTGAATGACGACGGAAAAACTGTAAAAGCTGTCGATGTTCTAGTTCCAGGACTGGGAGAAATAATCGGTGGCTCAGAGCGAGAAGACGATTACGACAAACTCTTTAACCGCATAAAAGATTTGGGATTAAAACCAGAAGATTATGACTGGTACTTAGATTTAAGAAAATTCGGTACAGTTCCCCATTCTGGATTTGGACTTGGATTTGAGCGACTTTTACTCTACGTAACTGGAATGCAGAATATTCGCGATGTAATTCCTTATCCAAGGGCGCCAAAACTGGCAGATTTTTAA